From the Pseudoalteromonas tunicata genome, one window contains:
- the folK gene encoding 2-amino-4-hydroxy-6-hydroxymethyldihydropteridine diphosphokinase, which yields MAQVFISLGSNINKAHYIQAANTVLALHLTELTFSSVFESEAVGFSGKNFYNSVVGGNTTLELREFCQLLKKIEREHGRKDNDKKFSPRTLDLDLLFYDDLICEIPAQIPRDEITKNAFVLWPLVEVAPNLIHPVLQKSIADIWQAYDKTQQKLWKVELPVV from the coding sequence ATGGCGCAGGTTTTTATTAGTCTCGGTTCAAATATCAATAAAGCGCATTATATTCAAGCTGCAAATACAGTACTTGCTTTGCATTTAACCGAACTAACTTTTTCTTCTGTTTTTGAAAGTGAAGCGGTTGGTTTTAGTGGTAAAAATTTTTATAACTCAGTAGTCGGTGGTAATACTACTTTGGAATTAAGGGAGTTTTGTCAATTACTGAAAAAGATTGAGCGCGAGCACGGCCGCAAAGATAACGATAAAAAATTTAGCCCTCGCACGCTCGATCTTGATTTACTTTTTTACGATGATTTGATTTGTGAAATACCAGCGCAAATTCCCCGAGATGAAATCACTAAAAACGCCTTTGTTTTATGGCCGTTAGTAGAAGTGGCACCTAATTTAATTCACCCCGTTTTGCAAAAAAGCATTGCTGACATCTGGCAAGCTTACGATAAAACACAACAAAAACTATGGAAAGTGGAGTTACCAGTAGTATGA
- the rpsU gene encoding 30S ribosomal protein S21, which translates to MPVIKVRENEPFDVALRRFKRSCEKAGILSDVRSREFYEKPTAERKRKKAAAVKRHMKKLSRENARRVKLY; encoded by the coding sequence ATGCCAGTAATCAAAGTAAGAGAAAACGAACCGTTTGACGTGGCTTTACGTCGTTTCAAGCGTTCATGTGAAAAAGCAGGTATCCTTTCTGACGTTCGTAGCCGCGAATTTTATGAAAAGCCTACAGCAGAGCGTAAACGTAAGAAAGCAGCGGCAGTAAAACGCCACATGAAAAAGCTTTCTCGCGAAAACGCACGTCGCGTTAAACTTTACTAA
- a CDS encoding GatB/YqeY domain-containing protein, with the protein MSLLTKLTDAQKDAMRAKDKVSLGAIRMALAEIKQREIDGQITLDEAAITSVLVKLVKQRRDSIDQFEKAGRDDLAQTEASEISVLESFLPKPLSEEEILQLIDQAISDCGATNMQDMGKVMGLIKSQAEGKADIGKISGLIKQRLNA; encoded by the coding sequence ATGAGTCTTCTGACAAAATTAACAGACGCACAAAAAGATGCAATGCGTGCTAAGGATAAAGTGAGCCTTGGTGCAATTCGTATGGCATTAGCTGAAATCAAGCAACGCGAGATTGATGGCCAAATTACTTTAGATGAAGCTGCAATAACTTCAGTCTTAGTAAAATTGGTTAAGCAACGTCGCGATTCAATCGACCAATTTGAAAAAGCGGGTCGAGATGATTTGGCACAAACTGAAGCAAGTGAAATCAGTGTACTTGAAAGCTTTTTACCAAAGCCTTTAAGTGAGGAAGAAATTCTTCAGCTAATTGACCAAGCAATTTCAGATTGCGGTGCGACTAACATGCAAGACATGGGTAAAGTAATGGGCTTAATCAAAAGCCAAGCCGAAGGTAAAGCCGATATCGGTAAAATCTCTGGCTTAATCAAGCAACGATTAAATGCCTAA
- a CDS encoding general secretion pathway protein GspB, with protein MSYLLDALKQENQQSGAASANVGMAAQLHYSEQQSLKFYRRLVLVLALVLALIVGFLSGKWYQSYQYEQGALKLAQDTDNLPPAQVEASPVNPVIAAPAIEAKTIVEKNDAEPKLTNTLETQNDSSAADEIDYSQYKVVGKPLDLTAQKAQDAALNAVPDELKAAFAKAVAQTEKLTEYEVTQGSQSSSLVQPIELLPDVIAKQIPPMSYQAHIYATDAKKRWIKLNNRSLYEGDTLSGMTVLEIAPEQTVMSMDGYKFSLSALQDWRK; from the coding sequence ATGTCGTATTTATTAGATGCATTAAAGCAAGAAAATCAACAAAGTGGTGCGGCATCGGCCAACGTTGGCATGGCTGCACAATTACATTACTCAGAGCAGCAGTCGCTAAAGTTTTATCGGCGCCTTGTTTTGGTATTGGCACTTGTTTTGGCTTTAATCGTGGGGTTTTTGAGCGGAAAGTGGTATCAGAGTTATCAATACGAGCAAGGTGCACTAAAGCTGGCACAAGATACGGATAATTTGCCGCCTGCACAGGTTGAAGCTAGCCCTGTAAATCCGGTCATTGCTGCACCGGCCATTGAAGCTAAAACGATTGTGGAAAAAAACGATGCTGAGCCAAAATTAACAAACACGCTTGAAACTCAAAATGATTCAAGCGCCGCTGATGAAATTGATTACAGCCAATATAAGGTAGTGGGTAAGCCATTAGATTTAACCGCTCAAAAAGCGCAAGATGCTGCACTTAATGCTGTCCCTGATGAATTAAAAGCGGCATTTGCCAAAGCGGTCGCGCAAACTGAAAAACTCACCGAGTATGAAGTGACTCAAGGCAGTCAGTCGTCTTCGCTAGTGCAACCTATTGAGTTATTGCCAGATGTCATTGCTAAACAAATCCCACCGATGAGTTATCAAGCGCATATTTACGCAACTGACGCTAAAAAACGTTGGATTAAGCTCAATAATCGCTCTTTATATGAAGGTGATACGTTATCGGGAATGACGGTATTAGAAATAGCTCCAGAGCAAACGGTGATGAGTATGGATGGCTATAAATTTAGTTTAAGTGCATTACAAGATTGGCGAAAATAA
- the plsY gene encoding glycerol-3-phosphate 1-O-acyltransferase PlsY translates to MLTGVMLIFAYLFGSISSAVLICRVFRIPDPREFGSKNPGATNVLRLGGKIPAILVLCFDILKGTIPVWGAYFLKIDPLMLGLIGVAACLGHIYPIFFHFKGGKAVATAFGTLLPIGLSLAGLLIATWIAIVWLTRYSSLAALITVGLAPLYTWLIKPLYTLPVSMLALLIIFRHSANIVRLIKGTEPKVGQKKSQ, encoded by the coding sequence GTGTTAACAGGTGTAATGCTCATTTTTGCCTATTTGTTTGGCTCAATATCTTCTGCGGTATTGATTTGTCGCGTCTTTCGTATCCCGGATCCGCGTGAATTTGGTTCAAAAAATCCAGGTGCGACAAATGTTCTGCGCCTAGGCGGTAAAATCCCCGCTATTTTGGTGCTGTGTTTTGATATTTTAAAAGGGACTATTCCGGTTTGGGGCGCTTACTTTTTAAAGATTGACCCGCTAATGCTGGGTTTAATTGGTGTAGCAGCCTGTTTAGGTCACATTTATCCTATCTTTTTTCATTTTAAAGGCGGTAAAGCGGTCGCAACAGCGTTTGGTACCTTACTCCCTATCGGCTTATCACTTGCGGGATTACTTATCGCAACGTGGATTGCGATTGTCTGGTTAACACGTTACTCATCTCTTGCTGCACTTATTACCGTTGGCTTGGCACCACTTTATACATGGTTGATCAAACCACTTTACACGCTGCCTGTAAGCATGTTGGCGCTACTCATCATATTTCGTCACAGCGCCAATATTGTTAGGCTCATCAAAGGTACAGAACCAAAAGTAGGACAGAAAAAAAGCCAATAA
- a CDS encoding HD-GYP domain-containing protein, producing MLKKIAVSELAPGMYVNGVTKQQGTFKIKNQGLVRTKAAIEKLIKAGILEVEIDTEKALAKPEKKIKDTSKKNAAPSLYDPTAITAEFNDEINKAEKLYTEAKSLQHLAFESIKANRKIEIGPFEDVAQGFIDSIFRNQDALACMTRIREKDAYLLEHSINVSVLMTIFAKHLHLEPEVIHQLATGALLHDIGKIKIQDEVLNKPGKFTEDEFNLMKNHALYSKEILEEAGLSGLAVDIAAYHHERLDGKGYPFALSADQIPQHVRMIAIVDVYDALTAKRVYKDGMNPIQAFKIIKDDSPASFDTELVNQFIKCIGIYPIGTLVKLKSQKLGIVTRSNFQNPLQPWVKVFYNAKHQHHTEVKDLNLADKYVEDELESAIKPEDFGIDLMKFFRNSILH from the coding sequence ATGCTTAAAAAAATAGCAGTATCTGAACTTGCCCCGGGAATGTACGTCAACGGTGTAACTAAGCAGCAAGGCACCTTCAAAATTAAAAATCAAGGGTTAGTACGCACTAAAGCTGCCATTGAAAAGCTTATAAAGGCCGGTATTTTAGAGGTTGAAATCGATACTGAAAAAGCCTTAGCTAAACCCGAGAAAAAAATAAAAGATACGAGTAAAAAAAATGCGGCGCCTTCCCTTTATGACCCGACAGCTATCACAGCTGAATTTAATGATGAAATAAACAAAGCCGAAAAATTGTATACCGAAGCAAAGTCCTTACAACACCTCGCTTTTGAAAGTATAAAAGCGAATCGTAAAATTGAAATTGGCCCCTTTGAAGACGTAGCACAAGGCTTTATCGATTCTATTTTTCGCAACCAAGACGCCCTTGCCTGCATGACGCGTATTCGCGAAAAAGATGCTTATTTGTTAGAGCATTCAATCAATGTTTCGGTCTTAATGACCATTTTTGCCAAACACCTTCATCTTGAACCAGAAGTGATCCATCAATTAGCCACAGGCGCTCTACTGCATGACATTGGCAAAATAAAAATTCAAGATGAGGTCTTAAATAAGCCGGGTAAATTTACCGAAGATGAATTTAACCTAATGAAAAATCATGCTTTATATAGTAAAGAAATTTTAGAAGAAGCAGGACTTTCTGGACTTGCGGTCGATATTGCAGCTTATCACCATGAACGCCTTGACGGTAAAGGCTACCCTTTTGCATTGAGCGCAGATCAAATCCCACAGCATGTGCGAATGATTGCGATTGTTGATGTCTACGATGCCCTCACCGCCAAGCGTGTTTATAAAGATGGCATGAACCCTATTCAAGCCTTTAAAATTATTAAAGATGACAGCCCTGCCAGTTTTGACACTGAGCTGGTAAATCAATTTATTAAATGCATCGGCATTTACCCTATAGGCACTTTAGTTAAACTAAAAAGCCAAAAGTTAGGCATAGTCACTCGCAGTAATTTTCAAAATCCGTTACAACCTTGGGTTAAGGTTTTTTATAACGCGAAACATCAACATCATACCGAGGTAAAAGATCTTAATTTAGCAGATAAGTATGTTGAAGATGAGTTAGAATCCGCGATTAAACCTGAGGATTTTGGTATTGATTTAATGAAGTTTTTCAGAAATTCGATTTTACATTAA
- a CDS encoding tRNA nucleotidyltransferase, translated as MQIYLVGGAVRDTLLGRPVLERDFVVVGATAEQMLSQGYTQVGKDFPVFLHPKTKEEYALARTERKQGQGYTGFICDFNPNVTLEEDLIRRDLTVNAIAQAPDGQLIDPYNGQDDLNNRILRHVSGAFAEDPLRILRVARFAARYNYLGFTVAPETITLMQNMVTQGELKTLTAERVWIEWEKSLNDGAFATFLSVLQQVNALRELCPSLAQVWSTQTACDLQQQHDYAKHHQLATPEILFCQVALLFNQPDLAKLKLDLKLPNSFVELAQLSIRFNPLFMQPQLCASEMLACFNALDLWRRPERLTALLAVFECHLGEKSKHQLTLESAAKQASSINAQTFIKQGITGAAIKPAMDQARLTAIAAALG; from the coding sequence ATGCAAATATATTTAGTTGGCGGCGCAGTCAGAGATACATTATTAGGCCGCCCTGTATTAGAACGCGATTTTGTTGTTGTCGGCGCGACCGCAGAACAAATGTTATCTCAGGGATATACTCAAGTAGGCAAAGACTTTCCGGTTTTTTTACACCCAAAAACCAAAGAAGAATATGCCTTAGCCCGTACCGAACGAAAACAAGGCCAAGGCTACACAGGTTTTATTTGTGATTTTAATCCCAATGTCACTCTTGAAGAGGATTTAATTCGCCGCGATTTAACTGTTAATGCCATCGCACAAGCACCTGATGGTCAACTGATTGATCCCTATAATGGGCAAGATGATTTAAACAATCGTATTTTACGTCATGTTAGCGGTGCATTTGCAGAAGATCCGCTGCGTATCTTACGAGTTGCCCGCTTTGCCGCCCGTTATAATTATTTAGGTTTTACCGTAGCACCAGAAACCATCACTTTAATGCAAAATATGGTAACCCAAGGTGAGCTAAAAACCTTAACAGCTGAGCGAGTCTGGATTGAGTGGGAAAAGTCATTAAACGATGGCGCCTTTGCGACATTCTTAAGCGTGCTGCAACAGGTCAATGCACTCAGAGAGCTGTGCCCAAGCTTAGCGCAAGTGTGGAGCACACAAACGGCCTGTGATTTACAACAGCAACATGATTACGCCAAACACCATCAATTAGCAACGCCCGAAATTTTATTTTGCCAAGTTGCACTCCTGTTTAATCAGCCTGACTTGGCTAAACTCAAACTAGATTTAAAACTGCCCAATAGTTTTGTCGAACTCGCGCAATTGAGCATTCGCTTTAACCCTTTATTTATGCAGCCACAACTGTGTGCGAGTGAAATGCTGGCTTGTTTTAATGCACTAGATTTATGGCGACGCCCAGAGCGCCTAACCGCACTATTAGCGGTATTTGAATGTCATTTGGGAGAGAAAAGTAAGCATCAACTCACCCTTGAAAGTGCCGCTAAACAAGCAAGTAGTATTAATGCACAAACGTTTATCAAACAAGGCATTACTGGTGCAGCCATTAAACCCGCAATGGACCAAGCCCGCTTAACAGCCATTGCAGCCGCTTTAGGTTAA
- a CDS encoding ExeA family protein, whose amino-acid sequence MYLSYFGLSEKPFSIAPNPEYLFLSERHKEALAHLTFGLGDAGGFVLLTGEVGTGKTTVTRCMLEQLSDSTQVAFILNPALNELELLASICDELKIRYKKSETSLKDLTDKIKSRLLKNHQAGGHTLLIIDEAQHLSAAVLEQLRLLTNLETNTKKLLQIILVGQPELQQLLKRNDLRQLAQRITARYHLLPLNESQVFAYIQHRIFKAGGQTQLFEMGSIKLIHQLTAGIPRLINLLCDRALMGAYSNQYPLVTKAVVKKAAAEVLPDQVTEQKVSSNGAKWVWWFAGVAMLLSGFALSYVF is encoded by the coding sequence GTGTATTTAAGCTATTTTGGATTAAGCGAAAAGCCGTTTTCAATAGCGCCCAATCCTGAGTATTTGTTTTTAAGCGAGCGCCATAAAGAGGCGCTGGCTCATTTAACATTTGGCCTTGGCGATGCAGGGGGATTTGTATTATTAACGGGAGAAGTTGGCACCGGAAAAACAACGGTGACACGCTGCATGCTGGAGCAATTATCAGATTCAACACAAGTTGCGTTTATTTTAAACCCAGCGCTGAATGAACTCGAACTACTAGCCAGTATTTGTGATGAACTTAAAATTCGCTATAAAAAATCTGAAACGAGTTTGAAAGACCTGACTGATAAAATTAAAAGTCGTTTACTCAAAAACCATCAAGCTGGTGGTCATACGTTACTTATTATTGATGAAGCGCAGCATCTATCGGCGGCAGTACTTGAGCAGTTACGATTGTTAACGAATTTAGAAACGAATACCAAAAAATTGCTGCAAATAATTTTGGTGGGCCAACCAGAATTACAACAGCTATTAAAACGCAATGACTTACGGCAATTGGCACAGCGCATTACTGCGCGTTATCATTTGCTGCCATTAAATGAGTCGCAAGTGTTTGCTTATATTCAGCATCGTATTTTTAAAGCGGGTGGCCAAACTCAGTTATTTGAAATGGGTTCAATTAAGTTAATCCATCAATTAACCGCTGGGATCCCAAGATTAATCAATTTGTTATGTGATCGTGCTCTGATGGGAGCCTATTCCAATCAGTATCCGTTAGTGACAAAAGCTGTTGTTAAAAAGGCAGCGGCAGAAGTATTGCCCGATCAGGTGACAGAGCAAAAGGTTTCAAGCAATGGAGCTAAATGGGTGTGGTGGTTTGCTGGTGTTGCAATGCTTTTGAGTGGTTTTGCATTATCGTATGTTTTTTAA
- a CDS encoding DUF3391 domain-containing protein: MNQLQRVSITKLTVGCYVERVSKQLGDVRVVQTGWVRNQKSIDDLKKKGVIEVIIDQSKEMQSNKVAAAPAKIEQPPIKTKQLSFANEFDQALQTYNQLEKAMQDIEQRVISFQPINIWQLELLIHAILESTKRNPSCLLCITKIKTIPDSIIGHSMRVAILLAATHHLVTKKQENIISLILCALLHDLGKYKLAGQLQKQDHLLNSYLKIQRHKYCQSTLQILSNSGGAPEDTVLLCQYQLVNLQNEPKSAIELAQHLHPMLELFMICDTFDSLSSGFEGEKSISSKACYQYLIKKSPLQFNNTLIKRVIKQLGMYPAGFLVQLESGKLGYIKGFKDNNTSTPLIHCFYNVKSKLYINIHEVILSAELSDDKIEANVLASQFGLDLTSHLSSL; encoded by the coding sequence ATGAATCAATTGCAACGTGTTTCTATTACTAAGCTAACAGTTGGCTGCTATGTTGAAAGAGTCAGCAAGCAGCTTGGTGATGTGCGGGTTGTACAAACAGGTTGGGTACGAAATCAGAAGTCGATTGATGATTTGAAAAAAAAAGGGGTGATTGAGGTTATTATTGATCAATCTAAAGAAATGCAAAGTAATAAAGTGGCCGCTGCCCCAGCCAAAATTGAACAACCTCCGATTAAAACTAAACAACTTAGTTTTGCCAATGAATTTGATCAAGCATTGCAAACTTATAACCAACTAGAAAAAGCAATGCAGGATATTGAACAAAGGGTGATCTCGTTTCAACCAATCAATATTTGGCAACTCGAATTACTCATTCATGCCATTTTAGAATCAACTAAACGTAATCCGTCCTGTCTATTATGCATAACTAAAATTAAAACAATACCCGATAGCATCATAGGCCATAGTATGCGCGTGGCTATTTTATTAGCTGCAACTCATCACTTAGTGACAAAAAAACAAGAAAACATTATTAGTTTAATCCTATGCGCCCTTTTGCATGACTTAGGAAAATACAAACTCGCTGGTCAATTACAAAAACAAGACCACCTACTAAATAGTTACTTAAAAATACAACGTCATAAGTATTGCCAATCAACACTGCAAATCTTATCAAATAGCGGAGGTGCGCCAGAGGATACGGTCTTATTGTGTCAATATCAGCTGGTAAACCTACAAAACGAACCAAAGTCAGCCATCGAGCTGGCTCAACATTTACACCCTATGCTAGAACTATTTATGATTTGCGATACCTTTGATAGTCTATCTTCAGGATTTGAAGGCGAAAAAAGTATCTCAAGTAAGGCTTGTTATCAGTATCTAATTAAAAAGTCACCGCTGCAGTTTAACAATACGCTTATAAAACGAGTTATAAAACAACTTGGAATGTACCCAGCTGGATTTTTGGTACAACTTGAGTCAGGAAAACTGGGGTATATCAAAGGCTTTAAAGATAACAATACATCGACACCGTTAATCCATTGCTTTTATAATGTTAAATCAAAGCTTTATATCAATATTCATGAGGTCATTCTCTCAGCTGAACTCAGTGATGATAAAATAGAAGCGAATGTATTGGCCTCACAATTTGGCCTTGATTTAACGTCACATTTATCATCACTCTAA
- a CDS encoding undecaprenyl-diphosphate phosphatase, whose product MSIIEIIVLALIQGLTEFLPISSSAHLILPSQILGWQDQGLAFDVAVHVGTLVAVVIYFRKEVADILAAWFKSFGAQGETDDSKLGWWIIIATLPALIIGYFFKDFVESYSRNAWIIATTTIVFGLLLWYADAKGKQVKSVYQLNWVSALLIGLSQVVAMVFPGTSRSGITMTVGLLLGLNKQSAARFSFLMSIPVIAAAGSYYIYKLSTGEELIDWNAIVLGSVLSFVSAYICIYFFLKVIERMGMLPFVIYRLALGVALFGFLYFTAA is encoded by the coding sequence ATGAGTATTATTGAAATTATTGTTTTAGCGCTGATTCAAGGATTAACCGAGTTTTTACCTATTTCGAGTTCGGCCCACTTGATTTTACCCTCACAAATTTTAGGGTGGCAAGACCAAGGCTTAGCCTTTGATGTTGCGGTGCATGTTGGTACGCTTGTAGCAGTAGTCATTTACTTTCGTAAAGAGGTGGCGGATATTTTAGCTGCGTGGTTTAAGTCGTTTGGTGCACAAGGTGAAACAGATGATAGCAAGTTAGGGTGGTGGATTATTATTGCAACGCTTCCCGCGCTTATAATCGGCTACTTTTTTAAAGACTTTGTTGAAAGCTACTCACGTAACGCTTGGATCATTGCCACCACAACCATAGTGTTTGGTTTGTTGCTTTGGTACGCCGATGCAAAAGGGAAGCAAGTAAAGTCGGTTTACCAGCTTAATTGGGTGAGTGCGCTGTTAATTGGTTTGTCACAAGTGGTGGCGATGGTGTTCCCTGGTACCTCTCGCTCAGGCATCACGATGACGGTTGGTTTATTACTCGGGTTAAATAAACAAAGTGCAGCGCGATTTTCATTCTTAATGTCTATCCCAGTGATTGCAGCGGCGGGTTCTTATTATATTTATAAGCTCTCAACGGGCGAGGAGCTTATTGATTGGAATGCGATTGTACTGGGCTCTGTGCTGTCCTTTGTCTCCGCTTATATTTGTATTTATTTCTTTTTGAAAGTGATCGAACGGATGGGGATGCTGCCATTTGTGATATACCGTTTAGCGCTGGGCGTTGCATTATTTGGCTTCCTCTATTTTACAGCCGCTTAA
- the folB gene encoding dihydroneopterin aldolase gives MDKVFISQLQVNTIIGVYDFEKESKQDLFFDVEMLTDIRAAAQSDNINDAVDYAVVSERIIAHTTAKPVELLETLVEQLASIILTEFNVQQVMIRVSKPAAVAAAKTVGVEITRIRHA, from the coding sequence ATGGATAAAGTATTTATATCGCAATTGCAAGTAAACACTATTATTGGTGTTTATGATTTTGAAAAAGAAAGTAAACAAGATTTATTTTTTGATGTCGAAATGCTCACTGATATTCGAGCAGCTGCGCAGTCTGACAATATTAATGATGCGGTGGATTACGCTGTGGTGAGCGAGCGAATTATTGCCCATACCACCGCCAAACCTGTGGAGTTACTTGAAACTTTAGTTGAGCAACTAGCAAGCATTATTTTAACTGAATTTAATGTACAACAAGTAATGATTCGAGTGAGTAAACCTGCTGCGGTTGCTGCGGCAAAAACTGTGGGTGTTGAAATCACTCGTATTAGGCATGCATAA
- the tsaD gene encoding tRNA (adenosine(37)-N6)-threonylcarbamoyltransferase complex transferase subunit TsaD yields the protein MRILGIESSCDETGIAIYDDEKGLLAHQLYSQVKLHADYGGVVPELASRDHVRKTLPLITAALKEANCTPEDLDGIAYTAGPGLVGALLVGSSIARALSFGWKIPAVAVHHMEGHLLAPMLDEPRPEFPFVALLVSGGHTLLVKVAGIGEYQILGESIDDAAGEAFDKTAKLLGLDYPGGPLLAKLAEQGTPKRFIFPRPMTDRPGLDFSFSGLKTFAANTIRSEGDDLQTKADIAHAFQTAVIDTLAIKCKRALKETGIKRLVIAGGVSANCYLREQFAKIMQGMQGEVFYPRTEFCTDNGAMIAYAGMQRLKAKQYADLDSKVRPRWSIEELPPLK from the coding sequence ATGCGTATTTTAGGTATTGAGTCGTCTTGTGATGAAACGGGAATTGCCATTTATGACGATGAAAAAGGCTTACTTGCACATCAATTATACAGTCAAGTTAAATTGCATGCTGATTATGGCGGTGTGGTGCCTGAATTAGCGTCGCGGGATCATGTTCGTAAAACTCTCCCGTTGATTACTGCCGCTTTAAAAGAAGCTAACTGTACACCAGAGGATTTAGATGGCATTGCTTATACGGCAGGTCCCGGCTTAGTGGGAGCTCTGCTGGTTGGCTCATCGATTGCACGAGCCCTGTCATTCGGTTGGAAAATTCCAGCTGTTGCAGTGCATCATATGGAAGGTCATCTATTGGCGCCAATGCTTGATGAACCTCGTCCTGAATTTCCATTTGTTGCTTTGCTTGTATCAGGTGGCCATACCTTATTAGTAAAAGTGGCCGGTATTGGTGAGTATCAAATATTGGGTGAATCGATAGATGATGCCGCAGGTGAAGCGTTTGATAAAACAGCTAAGTTACTTGGCCTCGATTATCCAGGTGGCCCACTATTGGCTAAATTAGCCGAACAAGGCACACCAAAACGGTTTATTTTTCCAAGACCAATGACAGATAGACCTGGGCTTGATTTTAGTTTTAGTGGTTTAAAAACGTTTGCGGCTAATACAATTCGCTCTGAAGGTGATGATTTACAAACTAAAGCCGATATTGCGCATGCATTTCAAACTGCAGTGATTGATACACTGGCCATCAAATGCAAGCGCGCCTTAAAAGAAACGGGTATTAAACGTTTGGTGATAGCCGGAGGCGTGAGCGCTAATTGTTATTTGCGTGAGCAGTTTGCCAAAATCATGCAAGGGATGCAGGGCGAGGTTTTTTATCCAAGAACTGAGTTTTGCACCGATAATGGTGCGATGATTGCGTATGCGGGTATGCAACGCTTAAAAGCTAAACAATATGCTGACTTAGATAGTAAAGTAAGGCCACGTTGGTCGATTGAAGAATTGCCACCACTTAAATAA
- the lepB gene encoding signal peptidase I codes for MKNILCKVLIILIYLYSIRLFELGSNLYSFPYIFHGFAILFVIFFITDLIRIKKRNALLSSVSISIITVSILSINLPLVTGYSFDKSETKSNWPTISSNDYIISKHFDFSLDKGAMYGFKNAQGDLYRKRLIAGPNDRVQVCGDLVYVNGFTRNITTNWKAQELNTYKDCSNGSTYRLKEDQYFFVGDNFTNSHDSRHYGPVKRKDIVAHSLYKFQLNQDDSISKEQTSLSVIFE; via the coding sequence ATGAAAAACATTTTATGTAAGGTTTTAATAATATTAATCTACTTGTATTCCATTAGATTATTCGAACTTGGATCTAATTTATATTCATTTCCGTATATTTTTCATGGCTTTGCGATATTATTTGTGATCTTTTTTATAACAGATTTAATACGGATAAAAAAACGAAACGCTTTACTCTCTTCGGTGAGCATTAGCATTATTACCGTATCTATACTTTCAATAAACTTACCACTCGTCACAGGTTATTCTTTTGACAAGAGCGAAACCAAATCAAACTGGCCTACTATCTCTTCAAATGATTATATAATATCCAAACACTTTGATTTTAGTCTTGATAAAGGCGCTATGTATGGTTTTAAAAACGCACAAGGTGACTTGTATAGAAAACGACTGATTGCGGGTCCAAATGACAGGGTGCAAGTCTGCGGTGACCTTGTATATGTGAATGGTTTTACGCGTAATATTACAACTAATTGGAAAGCACAAGAATTAAACACCTATAAAGATTGCAGTAACGGCTCGACTTATAGGCTTAAAGAGGATCAATATTTTTTTGTTGGTGATAATTTTACCAATAGCCACGACTCTAGGCACTATGGACCTGTAAAACGTAAAGATATTGTTGCTCATTCTCTTTATAAGTTTCAATTGAATCAAGATGATTCAATTTCTAAAGAACAAACCAGTTTATCTGTTATTTTTGAGTAA